The DNA window GACGTCGAGGTCGTCGAACAGCGCCCGGAAGTCCTCGAGGGTCACCCGCGAGCCGCGGGTGAGCTCCTTGACGCGCTCGTAGGCGTCGGTGTCCCCCTCGCGCCGGAGGATCGTCTGGACCGCCTCGCCGATCACCTCGGGGGTCGCCTCCAGCTCCTCGCGCATGACGACCTCGTTCGGCACCACCTTCGCGAGCCCGTCGGCGGTCTTCGAGTAGCCGATCAGGCAGTGCGCGAACGCGGCCCCCACGTTGCGTTTCACGGTCGAGTCCGAGAGGTCGCGCTGGAGCCGGGAGGTGGTGACGTAGTCGGCGAGGAAGACCAGATCGGCGTTCGCCTTCGAGAGGTTCCCCTCGGCGTTCTCGAAGTCGATCGGGTTCACCTTGTGCGGCATCGTCGACGATCCGGTCTCGCCCTCGACGGCGCGCTGCCCGAGGTAGCGGTCGGAGACGTACAGCCACGCGTCCAGGTCCAGATCCAGGAGGACGTTGTTCACGCCCCGGAGCGCGTCGAACAGCGCCGCGAGGTCGTCACACGGGTTCACCTGCGTCGCGAGCGACGCGTGGTCGAGCCCGAGCCCCCACACCACGGAGCGGGAGACGCCCCGCCAGTCCACGTCGGGGTAGGCGGCGACGTGGGCGGCGTAGGTGCCGGACGCGCCGGCGAGCTTGCCCGAGAGTCCGTCCACCGCGGCGTCGACGCGGCCGAGCGCGCGACCGAGCCGCGCGGCGTAGACGGCCATCTCCTTGCCGAAGGTCGTCGGCGTCGCCGGCTGGCCGTGCGTCCGCGCGAGCATCGGC is part of the Halorubrum aethiopicum genome and encodes:
- the purB gene encoding adenylosuccinate lyase codes for the protein MIDDPIPGLSRSDPLAAVSPLDGRYAGRTAPLSPYASEAALMRARTRVEVEYLIELAELEATPVALDGAEAAALRDLHESFSAEDARLIKDLEVEGAAGYAATNHDVKAIEYFLRVRLAELGESGSIAEPEALFPWIHFGLTSEDVNNLAHRLLVGPAVSEVLVPAVREVRDALVELAHEHRDTPMLARTHGQPATPTTFGKEMAVYAARLGRALGRVDAAVDGLSGKLAGASGTYAAHVAAYPDVDWRGVSRSVVWGLGLDHASLATQVNPCDDLAALFDALRGVNNVLLDLDLDAWLYVSDRYLGQRAVEGETGSSTMPHKVNPIDFENAEGNLSKANADLVFLADYVTTSRLQRDLSDSTVKRNVGAAFAHCLIGYSKTADGLAKVVPNEVVMREELEATPEVIGEAVQTILRREGDTDAYERVKELTRGSRVTLEDFRALFDDLDVDPAVREELRALTPAGYTGIAADLADGVATEGAEAAETVDGAGDGSDADADTRDERRE